The following proteins are co-located in the Verrucomicrobiota bacterium genome:
- a CDS encoding DUF2007 domain-containing protein has translation MKLVTVFTAFNPAEAQLVRSRLEAAGIPALVASELSALSTEGYAMAVGGVHVQVPEDEAADARELLSAPPESE, from the coding sequence GTGAAACTCGTCACGGTGTTCACCGCGTTCAATCCCGCCGAGGCCCAGCTCGTGCGCTCACGCCTCGAAGCCGCTGGAATCCCCGCGCTCGTCGCGAGCGAACTCTCCGCGCTCAGCACCGAGGGCTACGCGATGGCCGTCGGGGGCGTCCACGTGCAGGTGCCGGAGGACGAAGCGGCGGACGCGCGCGAACTTCTCAGCGCGCCGCCCGAATCGGAATAG